Proteins encoded by one window of Mycolicibacterium sp. ND9-15:
- a CDS encoding bifunctional 3,4-dihydroxy-2-butanone-4-phosphate synthase/GTP cyclohydrolase II — protein sequence MTRLDSVERAVADIAAGKAVVVIDDEDRENEGDLIFAAEKATPELVAFMVRYTSGYLCVPLDGAICDKLGLLPMYAVNQDKHGTAYTVTVDAKNGVGTGISAADRATTMRLLADPSSVADDFTKPGHVVPLRAKDGGVLRRPGHTEAAVDLARLAGLQPAGAICEIVSQKDEGAMAQTDELRIFADEHDLALISIADLIEWRRKHEKHIERIAEARIPTRHGPFRAVGYTSIYDDVEHIALVKGDIAGPTSDGHDVLVRVHSECLTGDVFGSHRCDCGPQLDAAMAMVAREGRGIVLYMRGHEGRGIGLMHKLQAYQLQDAGDDTVDANLKLGLPADARDYGIGAQILVDLGVRSMRLLTNNPAKRVGLDGYGLHIIERVPLPVRANKENIRYLMTKRDRMGHDLSGLDAYHEATTMADYDEGVYLLGDRRPTDLGGAL from the coding sequence GTGACGAGGCTGGACTCGGTTGAGCGCGCGGTGGCCGATATCGCCGCGGGTAAGGCCGTCGTCGTGATCGACGATGAGGATCGCGAGAACGAGGGCGACCTCATTTTCGCCGCCGAGAAAGCCACTCCGGAACTCGTCGCGTTCATGGTGCGCTACACCTCGGGCTACCTCTGCGTCCCGCTGGACGGCGCGATCTGCGACAAGCTGGGTCTACTGCCGATGTACGCCGTCAATCAGGACAAGCACGGCACCGCCTACACCGTCACCGTCGACGCGAAGAACGGTGTGGGAACCGGTATTTCGGCTGCGGACCGCGCGACGACCATGCGCCTGCTTGCGGACCCGTCCAGCGTCGCCGACGACTTCACCAAGCCGGGACATGTCGTGCCGTTGCGCGCCAAGGACGGCGGGGTGCTGCGCCGTCCCGGCCACACCGAAGCCGCCGTCGACCTGGCCCGTCTCGCCGGGCTGCAACCGGCCGGTGCGATCTGCGAAATCGTCAGCCAGAAAGACGAAGGTGCGATGGCGCAGACCGACGAGTTGCGTATCTTCGCCGACGAGCATGACCTCGCGCTGATCTCGATCGCCGACCTGATCGAATGGCGGCGTAAGCACGAGAAGCACATCGAGCGCATCGCCGAGGCCCGCATCCCGACCCGCCACGGCCCGTTCCGCGCGGTCGGCTACACCAGCATCTATGACGACGTCGAACACATTGCGCTGGTCAAGGGCGACATAGCAGGTCCGACCAGCGACGGCCACGACGTGCTGGTGCGGGTGCACTCCGAATGCCTCACCGGCGACGTGTTCGGCTCCCACCGCTGCGACTGCGGACCGCAACTGGACGCGGCGATGGCGATGGTCGCTCGCGAAGGCCGCGGCATCGTGCTCTATATGCGCGGGCACGAGGGGCGCGGCATCGGTCTCATGCACAAGCTGCAGGCCTATCAGCTGCAGGACGCCGGCGACGACACCGTCGATGCGAACCTCAAGCTCGGCTTGCCCGCTGACGCCCGCGATTATGGCATCGGCGCCCAGATCCTGGTCGACCTCGGGGTGCGGTCGATGCGCCTGCTGACCAACAACCCCGCCAAGCGGGTCGGGCTGGACGGCTACGGGCTGCACATCATCGAACGCGTGCCGCTGCCGGTGCGGGCCAACAAAGAGAACATCCGCTACCTGATGACCAAGCGGGACCGCATGGGCCACGACCTGAGCGGCCTCGACGCGTACCACGAGGCGACCACCATGGCCGACTACGACGAGGGCGTCTACCTGCTCGGTGACCGGCGGCCGACCGACCTCGGTGGAGCGCTGTGA
- a CDS encoding DUF4185 domain-containing protein has product MSVFRRLLSATTACAAVLSVVIPTELVAPAAADPCSVSAPAATSATPKLPSLPSLPKFPILHLPIGRKPAFLNGGESAKARAEAAKADAAVAPETTAQAAESPEASTATIVDWLTGPNTDSYSRFGISGTDLGIMWDNGSASNPQLLIAFGDTFGDCSLPDQEWRKNTLFRSNDRDLSNGMTIPAARFGDIHAGSPVTKDRPNFSRQVVASLNLAAQEVTVIPTAGISVGTTQYVNFMSVAKWGSPGQWSTNFSAVAVSNDNGENWSVPRESIRPAWFNSVPGIPFVWGYQNFQMGAYLRHNGYVYAYGTGAGRGGMPFLSRVPENAVPNLAAYEYFTPFGWRRSMPYFAVQVVWAPGSEMSVAWNDHLRKFVMLYTNTASSVVMRTADKPEGPWSAAKTIITSTQLPGGLYAPYIHPWSAGSNLYFSLSLWSSYSVMLMRTTLNPN; this is encoded by the coding sequence ATGTCGGTCTTTCGTCGCCTGCTGTCGGCGACAACGGCTTGCGCAGCCGTGCTGTCGGTCGTGATCCCGACGGAACTGGTGGCGCCCGCGGCGGCTGATCCTTGCTCGGTGTCGGCGCCCGCCGCAACCTCGGCGACGCCGAAGCTGCCGAGTCTGCCGAGTCTGCCGAAGTTCCCGATTCTGCACCTGCCCATCGGGCGGAAACCGGCATTTCTGAACGGCGGGGAAAGCGCGAAGGCACGCGCCGAGGCCGCCAAAGCAGACGCGGCGGTCGCACCTGAAACCACCGCCCAGGCCGCGGAATCGCCTGAGGCATCGACCGCGACGATCGTCGACTGGCTCACCGGACCCAATACCGACTCCTACTCCCGCTTCGGTATCTCGGGCACCGACCTCGGCATCATGTGGGACAACGGCTCGGCTTCGAACCCCCAGCTGCTGATCGCTTTCGGCGACACCTTCGGAGATTGCAGCCTGCCCGACCAGGAGTGGCGCAAGAACACGCTGTTCCGGAGCAACGATCGCGATCTCTCGAACGGAATGACGATTCCGGCAGCGCGTTTCGGCGATATCCATGCCGGCTCCCCGGTGACCAAGGACCGCCCGAACTTCTCCCGCCAAGTCGTAGCCAGCCTGAATCTGGCCGCCCAAGAGGTCACCGTCATACCCACCGCCGGAATCTCGGTCGGCACAACGCAATACGTCAACTTCATGTCGGTCGCCAAGTGGGGTTCGCCCGGGCAATGGTCAACGAACTTCTCGGCAGTGGCGGTGTCCAACGACAACGGCGAGAATTGGAGCGTGCCGCGCGAGAGCATCCGGCCGGCCTGGTTCAACTCGGTACCGGGTATTCCGTTCGTTTGGGGCTACCAGAACTTCCAGATGGGCGCATACCTGCGGCACAACGGCTACGTCTACGCATACGGCACCGGAGCGGGCCGCGGCGGGATGCCGTTTCTGTCCCGGGTGCCGGAGAACGCGGTACCCAATCTGGCTGCCTACGAATACTTCACGCCGTTCGGTTGGCGGCGCTCCATGCCGTACTTCGCCGTCCAGGTGGTGTGGGCACCGGGCAGTGAGATGTCAGTGGCGTGGAACGACCACCTACGGAAGTTCGTCATGCTCTACACGAACACCGCCAGCAGCGTGGTGATGCGGACGGCGGACAAACCCGAAGGTCCCTGGAGTGCTGCGAAAACCATCATCACCTCAACTCAGCTTCCCGGGGGCCTCTACGCGCCCTATATTCACCCGTGGTCGGCTGGCAGCAACCTGTATTTCAGTTTGTCACTGTGGTCGAGCTACAGCGTCATGCTGATGCGCACGACGCTGAACCCGAACTGA
- a CDS encoding riboflavin synthase, translated as MFTGIVEEVGEVVGKEDLGDLARLAIRGPVVASDARHGDSIAVNGVCLTVVEVQPDGVFTTDVIGETLNRSSLGSLGAGSKVNLERAAAVNSRLGGHIVQGHVDATGHVIARTPSERWVVVRIALPTALSRYVVEKGSITVDGVSLTISSLGPDWFEVSLIPTTLDLTTLGRAEVGTHVNLEVDVIAKYVERLLSHESG; from the coding sequence GTGTTCACCGGAATCGTCGAAGAAGTGGGCGAGGTCGTCGGCAAGGAGGATCTCGGCGACCTCGCCCGGCTCGCCATCCGTGGCCCCGTCGTGGCGTCGGATGCCCGCCACGGGGACTCGATCGCGGTGAACGGCGTTTGTCTCACCGTGGTCGAGGTGCAACCCGACGGCGTGTTCACCACCGACGTGATCGGTGAGACGCTGAACCGGTCCAGCCTCGGGAGTCTCGGCGCGGGCAGCAAGGTCAACTTGGAGCGCGCGGCGGCGGTGAACAGCCGACTCGGGGGACATATCGTCCAAGGCCACGTCGACGCCACCGGACACGTCATCGCGCGTACTCCGTCGGAACGCTGGGTGGTGGTCCGCATCGCGTTACCGACCGCGTTGTCGCGCTACGTGGTGGAGAAGGGCTCGATCACCGTCGACGGCGTCTCGCTGACCATCTCAAGCCTCGGGCCTGACTGGTTCGAGGTGTCGCTGATCCCTACGACGCTCGACCTCACGACGCTTGGTCGCGCCGAGGTGGGCACCCATGTCAACCTCGAGGTCGACGTGATCGCCAAATACGTCGAACGGCTGCTCTCTCACGAGAGCGGCTGA
- a CDS encoding LppX_LprAFG lipoprotein produces MPKRLVMILVALATAVAFLAGCSKAEEPAKDLPDPATLLQQSSQTTKRQTSAHMKLTVEGPTEKLPIELLEGDLSNAPEFTAQGKVNLLMMGQRLEGVEFVIVDGNLYATLTPGGALSNFGPAVDTYDASLILNPETGLANVLANFSDPKADGRETVNDVETVRVTGNVSADAVNKIAPQIGATGPVPGTAWIAEDGDHELVQVKLQTDADTSLTMVLSEWGKPVTVTKPPAA; encoded by the coding sequence ATGCCCAAGCGCCTCGTGATGATCCTCGTAGCCCTGGCCACTGCCGTCGCTTTCCTCGCGGGGTGCTCCAAGGCGGAGGAACCCGCCAAGGACCTTCCGGACCCCGCCACGCTCCTACAGCAATCCAGCCAGACCACCAAGAGGCAGACCAGCGCGCACATGAAGCTGACGGTGGAGGGTCCGACCGAGAAACTGCCGATCGAACTGCTCGAAGGCGATCTGAGCAACGCCCCTGAGTTCACGGCCCAAGGCAAGGTCAATCTGCTGATGATGGGCCAGCGCCTCGAGGGGGTCGAGTTCGTGATCGTCGACGGCAACCTCTACGCCACGTTGACTCCGGGCGGTGCCCTGTCGAACTTCGGACCCGCCGTCGATACCTACGACGCCTCGCTCATCCTCAACCCCGAGACCGGGTTGGCGAACGTGCTGGCCAACTTCTCCGACCCGAAGGCCGACGGCCGCGAGACGGTCAACGACGTTGAAACCGTCCGCGTCACCGGAAACGTCAGCGCCGATGCGGTGAACAAAATCGCACCGCAGATCGGCGCGACCGGTCCGGTGCCGGGGACCGCCTGGATCGCCGAGGACGGCGACCACGAGTTGGTCCAGGTCAAGTTGCAGACCGACGCCGATACGAGCCTCACGATGGTGTTGTCGGAGTGGGGCAAGCCGGTGACGGTGACCAAGCCGCCGGCGGCCTGA
- a CDS encoding MFS transporter, translated as MGQAGDGDQAAGGLMTVSSQATNPGATPTTSSNRRIAISAGSLAVLLGALDTYVVVAIISDIIIDLGIPVNQLQRVTPIITSYLLGYIAAMPLLGRASDRFGRKFILQVSLAGFAVGSVVTALSNDLVPMVVGRSIQGVASGALLPVTLALAADLWSSRSRASVLGGIGAAQELGSVLGPLYGIAVVAVLSTWRDVFWINVPLAVVAMVLIHFSLPTRVKPDDPERVDVVGGVLLAVALGLTVIGLYNPAPDGRKILPSYGVPVLLAAAVALVAFFVWERFARTRLIEPAGVHFRPFLAALGASVCAGAALMVTLVNIELFGQGVLAKSQTEAVLLLLRFLIALPIGAVIGGWIATRIGDRVVTFVGLLIAAGGYWLISNWGMDVLTTHHDLGFVALPVLDTDLAIAGLGLGLVIGPLTSATLRVVPAAAHGIASAAVVVARMIGMLIGLAGLTAWGFYRLNQYLQTLPFPPADTLIERMAAEASRYREAYVLQYGDIFMVTVAICVVGAFLGLLVSGRNEHAEEPEALDEVTGAGRAGGL; from the coding sequence GTGGGGCAAGCCGGTGACGGTGACCAAGCCGCCGGCGGCCTGATGACGGTTTCGTCGCAAGCCACGAACCCCGGAGCCACTCCGACGACTTCGTCGAATCGACGAATCGCGATCAGCGCCGGCAGCCTCGCGGTACTGCTCGGCGCGCTCGACACTTACGTCGTCGTCGCGATCATCAGCGACATCATCATCGACCTGGGCATCCCGGTGAACCAGCTCCAACGGGTGACCCCAATCATCACCTCCTATCTGCTCGGTTACATCGCCGCGATGCCCCTGCTCGGGCGTGCCTCCGACAGGTTCGGCCGCAAGTTCATCCTCCAGGTCAGCCTGGCCGGTTTCGCCGTCGGCTCGGTCGTCACCGCGCTGTCGAACGACCTGGTTCCCATGGTGGTCGGCCGGTCGATCCAGGGCGTCGCCAGCGGTGCGCTGCTTCCCGTCACCCTGGCGTTGGCGGCCGACCTCTGGTCGAGCCGTAGCCGGGCGTCCGTGCTCGGTGGTATCGGCGCCGCCCAGGAGCTCGGCAGTGTGCTGGGCCCCCTGTACGGGATCGCCGTTGTCGCGGTTCTGAGCACGTGGCGCGACGTGTTCTGGATCAACGTGCCCCTGGCAGTGGTCGCGATGGTGCTGATCCATTTCAGCCTGCCCACCCGGGTCAAGCCCGACGACCCGGAACGTGTGGACGTGGTCGGCGGTGTACTGCTGGCCGTCGCGCTGGGCCTGACGGTGATCGGGCTGTACAACCCCGCTCCAGACGGCCGCAAGATACTGCCGAGCTATGGCGTGCCGGTGCTCCTGGCTGCGGCGGTCGCCCTGGTGGCGTTCTTCGTTTGGGAGCGGTTCGCCCGCACTCGGCTGATCGAACCGGCGGGTGTGCACTTCCGGCCATTCCTTGCGGCACTGGGTGCGTCGGTGTGCGCCGGCGCTGCGCTGATGGTGACGTTGGTCAACATCGAACTGTTCGGCCAGGGCGTGCTCGCCAAGAGCCAGACCGAAGCGGTTCTCCTGCTGCTGCGTTTTCTGATCGCGCTGCCGATCGGCGCCGTGATCGGCGGGTGGATCGCGACTCGGATCGGCGACCGCGTGGTCACCTTCGTCGGCCTCTTGATAGCCGCGGGCGGTTACTGGTTGATCTCGAACTGGGGGATGGATGTACTGACCACCCACCACGACCTCGGGTTCGTCGCCCTGCCGGTGCTCGACACCGATCTGGCGATCGCCGGCCTCGGCCTGGGCCTGGTGATCGGCCCGCTCACCTCTGCGACGTTACGAGTGGTGCCCGCCGCGGCGCACGGCATCGCCTCTGCCGCGGTGGTGGTGGCGCGCATGATCGGCATGCTGATCGGCCTGGCTGGGCTGACGGCCTGGGGTTTCTACCGACTGAACCAGTACCTGCAGACCCTGCCCTTCCCGCCGGCCGACACCCTCATCGAGCGGATGGCCGCCGAGGCGAGCCGCTACCGCGAGGCGTACGTCCTGCAGTACGGCGACATCTTCATGGTCACCGTGGCGATCTGCGTCGTCGGCGCGTTCCTGGGCCTGCTGGTCAGCGGTAGAAACGAACACGCCGAGGAACCGGAAGCCCTCGACGAGGTAACCGGCGCAGGCCGCGCCGGCGGCCTCTAG
- a CDS encoding type 1 glutamine amidotransferase domain-containing protein has translation MASSLNGKKIAFLVAPEGVEQGELTEPWKAVQQAGGTPELVSTEVGKIQAFNHLTPADTFDADKSADSVSESDYAGLVLPGGVANPDNLRTNAAAVAFAKGFFDAGKPVAVICHGPWTLIEADVVRGRTLTSWPSVKTDLVNAGANWVDDEVVECSRGPNTLVSSRKPDDLPAFCNTLVSAFSK, from the coding sequence ATGGCAAGTTCACTGAATGGCAAGAAGATTGCGTTCCTGGTTGCGCCCGAAGGTGTCGAGCAGGGCGAGTTGACCGAGCCCTGGAAGGCCGTCCAGCAGGCCGGCGGTACCCCTGAACTGGTGTCGACGGAGGTCGGCAAGATCCAGGCGTTCAACCACCTGACCCCGGCCGACACCTTCGACGCCGACAAGTCCGCCGATTCGGTGTCGGAGTCCGACTATGCGGGCCTGGTGCTGCCGGGCGGCGTCGCCAACCCCGACAACCTGCGCACGAACGCCGCTGCGGTGGCGTTCGCGAAAGGCTTTTTCGATGCGGGTAAGCCCGTTGCGGTGATCTGCCACGGGCCATGGACGCTCATCGAGGCGGATGTGGTGCGCGGACGAACTCTGACCTCGTGGCCGAGCGTCAAGACCGACCTCGTCAACGCGGGCGCCAACTGGGTCGACGACGAGGTCGTCGAATGCTCGCGTGGGCCAAACACTTTGGTGTCGAGCCGCAAGCCAGACGATCTGCCCGCATTCTGCAACACGTTGGTGAGCGCTTTCAGCAAGTAG
- a CDS encoding ABC transporter permease: MLIAALRDMQWRRRRFVIAVLSTAIIFGMTLVLTGLANGFRTEAEHTVDSLGVDQFVVKAGASGPFVGATPFAPVELRRIAAAPGVEAAAPLAYAGGTATLDGATRNVDIFGAPQRGPGMPAVSEGRPPAAPGEVVVSTTLGRNVGEEVEIASQTLRIVGRVENSTALANLPNVFLTTQGAQQLVYGGEQLVASIGVRGSLEQVPNGYRAVDRQGAIEDLLRPLKVAVNSITIVAVLLWIVAALIVGSVVYLSALERLRDFAVFKAIGVPTRSVMAGLALQAVIVALLAALVGAGLSLLLGPLFPMQVIVPTQAFVALPVIAVVIGLIASAAGLRRAVSVDPALAFGGP, from the coding sequence ATGCTCATCGCCGCGCTGCGCGACATGCAGTGGAGAAGGCGGCGTTTCGTCATCGCGGTGTTGTCCACGGCGATCATCTTCGGGATGACCTTGGTTCTCACCGGCTTGGCCAACGGTTTCCGAACCGAGGCGGAGCATACTGTCGACTCGCTGGGCGTCGACCAATTCGTGGTCAAGGCCGGCGCATCGGGCCCCTTCGTGGGGGCGACGCCCTTCGCGCCCGTGGAGCTGCGACGCATCGCCGCAGCACCCGGCGTGGAGGCGGCAGCTCCCCTGGCCTACGCCGGGGGCACCGCCACCCTCGACGGCGCGACGCGCAACGTCGACATCTTCGGCGCCCCGCAGCGCGGTCCGGGTATGCCGGCCGTCAGCGAAGGGCGCCCGCCCGCCGCGCCCGGCGAGGTGGTGGTGTCGACCACGCTGGGCCGGAACGTCGGCGAGGAAGTCGAGATCGCCTCGCAGACCCTGCGCATCGTCGGCCGCGTGGAGAACTCGACCGCGTTGGCGAACCTGCCGAATGTCTTCTTGACCACGCAGGGCGCGCAGCAATTGGTGTACGGCGGTGAGCAACTGGTCGCCTCGATCGGAGTCCGCGGTTCGCTCGAGCAGGTGCCGAACGGCTACCGCGCGGTGGACCGACAAGGAGCCATCGAAGATCTGCTGCGGCCGTTGAAAGTCGCAGTCAACTCGATCACCATCGTCGCGGTGCTGCTGTGGATCGTGGCGGCGCTGATCGTGGGATCGGTGGTCTACCTCTCGGCGCTCGAACGACTGCGAGACTTCGCGGTGTTCAAAGCGATTGGGGTACCGACTCGTTCGGTGATGGCCGGGCTGGCGCTGCAGGCGGTGATCGTGGCATTGCTCGCTGCGCTGGTCGGGGCGGGGCTGTCGCTGTTGCTCGGACCGCTGTTTCCCATGCAGGTCATCGTGCCGACACAGGCGTTCGTCGCCCTCCCGGTGATCGCGGTGGTGATCGGCCTGATCGCCAGCGCAGCGGGGCTGCGCCGCGCGGTGTCCGTCGACCCCGCACTGGCGTTCGGAGGTCCCTGA
- a CDS encoding ABC transporter ATP-binding protein, protein MGDLSVQDLVVEYTSGEHTVRPIDGLNLDVPSGSLVILMGPSGCGKTTLLSCLGGILQPTSGAIKFGDVEVTSLDGRELARYRRETVGFVFQAFNLVPSLTAVENVMVPLRASGMSRRASRKRAEQLLSRVGLLDRLDHRPGDLSGGQKQRVAVARAIALDPPLILADEPTAHLDFIQVEEVLKLIRGLASGSRMVVVATHDSRLLPLADRVVEMVPEFASVDRPPETVELEAGQVLFEQGTMGDLIYIVTKGEIEITRELPGGSVEMLALATEGDYFGEIGPLFHLPRSATAQARTDATVVSYTVRAFREQLGAAGTRDLIEHRPLQAEEPEDAEEAATPERG, encoded by the coding sequence ATGGGCGATCTGTCGGTCCAGGACCTCGTGGTCGAGTACACCAGCGGCGAACACACGGTGCGCCCGATCGACGGCCTGAACCTCGACGTCCCATCGGGTTCGCTTGTGATCCTGATGGGGCCCAGCGGATGCGGGAAGACGACACTGCTGTCCTGCCTCGGGGGGATCCTGCAACCCACCAGCGGCGCAATCAAATTCGGAGACGTCGAGGTGACATCCCTTGACGGCAGGGAACTTGCGAGATACCGGCGCGAGACAGTGGGCTTCGTATTCCAGGCATTCAACCTTGTGCCGAGCCTCACTGCCGTCGAGAACGTGATGGTGCCGCTGCGCGCGTCGGGCATGTCGCGCCGAGCCTCGCGCAAGCGAGCCGAACAGCTGCTTTCGCGCGTCGGTCTGCTGGACCGCCTCGACCACCGGCCCGGAGACCTCAGCGGCGGACAGAAGCAGCGGGTAGCGGTGGCCCGCGCGATCGCGTTGGACCCACCGCTGATCCTGGCCGACGAGCCCACCGCGCACCTGGATTTCATCCAGGTCGAGGAGGTGCTGAAGCTGATCCGCGGGTTGGCCTCCGGCAGCCGGATGGTGGTCGTCGCGACACACGACAGCCGGCTTCTGCCGCTGGCCGATCGCGTCGTCGAGATGGTGCCCGAATTCGCTTCGGTGGACCGTCCACCCGAGACTGTGGAGTTGGAGGCGGGTCAGGTGCTCTTCGAGCAGGGCACGATGGGTGACCTGATCTACATCGTGACCAAGGGTGAGATCGAGATCACGCGCGAACTTCCCGGCGGTAGCGTGGAAATGCTCGCACTGGCCACCGAGGGTGACTACTTCGGCGAGATCGGCCCATTGTTCCACCTGCCGCGATCGGCGACGGCGCAGGCGCGCACCGACGCGACAGTCGTGAGCTACACGGTGCGCGCGTTTCGAGAACAACTGGGGGCGGCCGGGACGCGCGACCTCATCGAGCACCGTCCGCTGCAAGCGGAGGAGCCCGAAGACGCTGAGGAAGCGGCTACCCCGGAACGAGGCTGA
- the ribD gene encoding bifunctional diaminohydroxyphosphoribosylaminopyrimidine deaminase/5-amino-6-(5-phosphoribosylamino)uracil reductase RibD, producing MNLESAMRLAIQHAENVKGATYPNPPVGAVILDRDGEVAGVGATEPPGGPHAEVLALRRAGERAVGGAVVVTLEPCNHHGRTPPCVDALVAAGVSTVVYAVADPNPVAAGGAARLADTGLTVTAGVLADAVAGGPLREWLHRERTGSPHVTWKFATSVDGRSAAADGSSQWITSEAARADVHRRRGVADAIVVGTGTVFVDDPVLTARLPNGTLAERQPLRVVVGEREIPQDARVLNEDSRTMVIRTHDPHEVVKALSDRTAVLLEGGPTLAGAFLRAGLIDRIVAYVAPILLGGPITAVDDVGVLSIAHAQRWRFDGIEPIGPDVLLSLVPG from the coding sequence ATGAACCTCGAGTCCGCGATGCGGCTGGCGATCCAGCATGCCGAGAACGTCAAGGGCGCTACGTATCCGAATCCACCTGTCGGAGCGGTCATTCTGGACCGTGATGGCGAGGTGGCCGGCGTCGGCGCGACCGAACCACCCGGCGGTCCGCACGCCGAGGTACTCGCCCTGCGTAGGGCCGGCGAGCGCGCCGTCGGCGGCGCCGTGGTCGTGACACTCGAGCCGTGCAACCACCACGGGCGGACCCCGCCTTGCGTGGATGCGCTTGTCGCCGCGGGTGTTTCGACAGTCGTCTACGCGGTCGCCGATCCGAACCCCGTCGCCGCAGGAGGGGCGGCGCGACTGGCCGATACCGGGCTGACCGTGACCGCCGGTGTGCTCGCCGACGCGGTGGCGGGCGGGCCGCTGCGTGAATGGCTGCACCGGGAGCGCACTGGATCACCGCATGTGACATGGAAATTCGCGACAAGTGTGGATGGCCGCAGTGCGGCGGCGGACGGCAGCAGCCAGTGGATCACCAGCGAAGCCGCCCGCGCCGATGTACACCGTAGGCGCGGCGTCGCCGACGCGATCGTGGTGGGCACCGGCACAGTGTTCGTCGACGACCCGGTGCTCACCGCACGACTGCCGAACGGCACGCTGGCCGAGCGTCAGCCGCTTCGTGTCGTCGTCGGTGAGCGTGAGATCCCCCAGGATGCACGGGTTCTCAACGAGGACTCCCGCACGATGGTGATCCGCACGCACGATCCGCACGAAGTCGTCAAGGCGCTCTCCGATCGCACCGCCGTGCTGCTCGAGGGCGGCCCCACGTTGGCGGGTGCTTTTCTGCGCGCCGGGCTCATCGACCGGATCGTCGCTTATGTCGCACCCATCCTGCTCGGGGGTCCGATAACCGCCGTCGACGATGTCGGTGTGTTGAGCATCGCGCACGCTCAGCGCTGGCGATTCGACGGGATCGAACCGATCGGACCCGACGTGCTGCTCAGCCTCGTTCCGGGGTAG
- the rpe gene encoding ribulose-phosphate 3-epimerase: protein MARPLIAPSILAADFARLADEAEAVRGADWLHVDVMDNHFVPNLTIGQPVVEALLKVTDIPMDCHLMIENPDRWAPPYAEAGAYNVSFHAEATDNPVGVGRDIRAAGAKAGLAVKPGTPLEPYLEILPEFDTLLIMSVEPGFGGQEFIPEVLVKVGAARRLVDAGELTILVEIDGGVNADTIEQAAEAGVDCFVAGSAVYSAADPAAAVESLRRQAAAASKHLGR, encoded by the coding sequence ATGGCAAGACCCCTCATCGCGCCGTCGATCCTGGCTGCCGACTTCGCCCGCCTCGCCGATGAAGCCGAGGCAGTGCGGGGCGCGGACTGGCTGCACGTCGACGTGATGGACAACCATTTCGTGCCGAACCTGACCATCGGTCAGCCGGTCGTCGAGGCGTTGCTGAAGGTGACCGACATCCCGATGGACTGCCATCTGATGATCGAGAATCCCGACCGGTGGGCACCGCCGTACGCCGAAGCGGGCGCCTACAACGTGAGCTTCCACGCCGAGGCCACCGACAACCCCGTGGGCGTCGGCCGCGACATCCGCGCGGCGGGCGCCAAGGCGGGCCTCGCGGTCAAGCCCGGCACCCCGCTGGAGCCGTATCTGGAGATCCTGCCCGAGTTCGACACGCTGCTGATCATGTCGGTGGAGCCGGGTTTCGGCGGCCAAGAGTTCATCCCGGAGGTGCTGGTCAAGGTCGGCGCCGCCCGGCGGCTGGTGGACGCAGGCGAGCTGACGATCCTCGTCGAGATCGACGGCGGCGTCAATGCCGACACCATCGAACAGGCCGCCGAGGCGGGGGTGGACTGCTTCGTGGCGGGGTCGGCGGTCTACAGCGCAGCGGATCCCGCCGCCGCGGTCGAGTCGTTGCGACGGCAAGCCGCCGCCGCGTCCAAGCATCTGGGGCGATGA